Proteins encoded by one window of Lactobacillus sp. ESL0684:
- a CDS encoding SLAP domain-containing protein, which translates to MKIKKLITTIAIGVGLVAPIFNVSQNVQAASINSIAKQNSYVGVDYLYKILKTENIKYNKFYAGGNKIKYRKGKPEGIVIHETATPGASAYNEAIYFNREWKNMYAYVHAFVDHKQVIQMMTPKYGVWGAGANANNRFFQIELCQESTRNKFAKSVNNDAIYAAKILHRYNLKPNNASSDGKGTIWSHHAVSRFLGGTDHTDPDGYFDKWGYSMSKFYSLIKYYYNLQATDTSKDAPDTTADDAKPVDTDSATTAVSQAPTGKQTLMHDAYTYDANGQRITAELKPAGTEVTVGDSKTINGKKYLQIGDNEYVVASNIVGKVRTLTHNAYVYDTVGVRADNSVLKNGEQVRTYGGKVNIAGTDYYPISTTHFVKADNFN; encoded by the coding sequence ATGAAGATAAAGAAACTAATAACTACTATTGCTATCGGAGTAGGTTTAGTTGCGCCTATTTTTAATGTAAGTCAAAACGTGCAAGCTGCATCCATCAATTCGATTGCCAAGCAGAATAGCTATGTTGGGGTTGACTACTTATATAAGATACTGAAAACTGAGAACATTAAATACAATAAATTTTATGCTGGCGGCAACAAGATTAAGTATCGTAAGGGTAAGCCAGAAGGAATCGTTATTCATGAAACTGCGACTCCTGGAGCTTCAGCCTATAACGAGGCGATTTATTTTAATCGTGAGTGGAAGAACATGTATGCTTATGTGCACGCTTTTGTTGATCACAAGCAAGTTATCCAAATGATGACTCCTAAGTATGGTGTTTGGGGTGCTGGTGCTAATGCCAACAACCGTTTCTTCCAGATAGAGCTGTGTCAGGAATCAACGCGTAATAAATTTGCTAAAAGTGTCAATAACGATGCCATTTATGCTGCTAAAATCTTACATCGTTACAACTTGAAGCCTAACAATGCTTCTAGTGATGGTAAGGGAACTATCTGGTCGCACCATGCTGTTTCGCGCTTTTTAGGCGGAACAGATCACACAGATCCAGACGGCTACTTTGACAAATGGGGCTATTCAATGAGTAAGTTCTACTCATTGATTAAGTATTACTACAACTTACAAGCCACTGATACCAGCAAAGATGCCCCGGATACAACTGCAGACGATGCTAAGCCTGTAGATACTGATTCTGCGACTACTGCAGTGTCACAAGCTCCGACTGGTAAGCAAACCTTGATGCATGATGCTTATACTTATGATGCTAATGGCCAACGGATTACCGCGGAACTAAAACCAGCTGGGACTGAGGTGACAGTTGGGGATTCCAAGACGATTAATGGTAAGAAATACCTTCAAATTGGTGACAACGAATATGTGGTCGCAAGTAATATTGTTGGAAAAGTGCGAACTTTAACTCATAATGCTTATGTTTATGATACTGTAGGTGTGCGTGCTGATAATTCTGTATTAAAGAATGGTGAGCAAGTACGGACTTACGGTGGTAAAGTTAACATTGCTGGTACTGATTACTATCCAATTAGTACAACGCATTTTGTTAAAGCAGATAATTTTAACTAA